A region from the Oceanidesulfovibrio marinus genome encodes:
- the cas4 gene encoding CRISPR-associated protein Cas4, translating to MYDDADLLSLSALQHLAFCERQCGLIHLEQAWNENALTAYGRILHHRADRHGKETRRGVRTEFAVPIASRRLGLFGKADAVEFPASGPCPVEYKRGKAKAHDADRVQLAAQAICLEEMTGAAIPEAALWYGATRQRETVPIDDALRRRVEELAAQLHAMMDDAVTPPPRKGPHCKACSMRGLCLPDIFRGDGSQGTKSAVRYLGQMRRDRDHEQEDAP from the coding sequence ATGTACGACGATGCTGACCTCCTGTCGCTTTCCGCGTTGCAGCATCTGGCCTTCTGCGAGCGGCAGTGCGGTCTTATCCACCTGGAGCAGGCCTGGAACGAGAACGCCCTGACCGCCTACGGCCGCATCCTCCACCACAGGGCGGACCGCCACGGCAAGGAAACACGCCGCGGTGTGCGCACCGAGTTCGCCGTGCCCATCGCCTCCCGCCGGCTCGGCCTGTTCGGCAAGGCGGACGCCGTGGAGTTCCCGGCCTCCGGTCCCTGCCCCGTGGAGTACAAGCGCGGCAAGGCCAAGGCGCACGACGCTGACCGCGTGCAGCTCGCGGCCCAGGCCATCTGCCTGGAGGAAATGACCGGGGCCGCCATCCCGGAAGCAGCCCTCTGGTACGGCGCCACCCGGCAACGCGAGACCGTGCCCATAGACGACGCCCTGCGCCGCCGCGTGGAGGAGCTCGCCGCACAGCTTCACGCCATGATGGACGACGCCGTCACACCCCCGCCGCGCAAGGGGCCGCATTGCAAGGCATGCTCCATGCGCGGTCTCTGCCTGCCGGACATCTTCCGCGGCGACGGCTCCCAGGGCACCAAAAGCGCCGTCCGCTACCTGGGCCAGATGCGCCGAGACCGCGACCACGAACAGGAGGACGCCCCGTGA